From Schistocerca piceifrons isolate TAMUIC-IGC-003096 unplaced genomic scaffold, iqSchPice1.1 HiC_scaffold_1872, whole genome shotgun sequence:
GCCGGTCAAGTTTAATCGTGCCTACCCTGAGACATTCACCGAGGAAACTGATTTCTGCATTAGATGTACATTGCTTCTGATCAGGTGTCACGGATCTGAGGAACTTGAGAtaaggaggaagaaaatttttcctAGTTAGAGGTGCCACCAACTTGGATTTAAATATAAGTCGTGTAACTTTATGGCTGAAACACGTTTGttgctttgttaatttttttgctatgacataaataaaccatcttTTGACTGAGAACGATAACATTTTTAGAAGGCGAAAGCAGTCTATCATAGCACCGCAGTGGTAGTTACAAACCTTAGGTGATCGCAAAGCAGTACGGGCCCTTGTCATTTGAAGGAAACTGGTGACGTTGCAATTGATTTAGGGTGGACAACACTTTCACAGCTGCTGTTTCATACAGGTATGCATGCGCCTTGTACAAGTGTTGAGGGTGCAGTGTGAGGGCTGCTCAGTGGCACTGTTTCAGGACCACCCACCATGTCGGCAGTTACGGAGGTTCAGAACAACACAACCGAGGCCCTGGCCGCCCTGGTAGATGGGGGTGAAGACGCCCTGGTGACGCTGGTGGCGGGCGAGACGAGGATGGCGGCTCACAGGGCCGTGTTGGCGGCCGCGAGCCCCGTGTTCGCAGCGATGTTCGCGCACGACATGCTGGAGGCCAGCTGCGGCCAGGTGAGCATCGACGACGTGGAGGGCCCGGTGCTGAGGCTCCTGGTGGCCTACACGTATACCCTGCAGGCCCCCCAGCTGCCCGACACGGCCGCCCAGTTGCTCTCGGCGGCCGACAAATACGGCTTGTCGGCCCTGAAGGCTGCCTGCGAGCGGCAGCTGATCTCGCAGTTGGCCGTCGAGACCGCAGCGGCGACGGCCGTCACGGCAGTGAGGCACTCATGCCCGGACGCCGCCAGGGCTGCCGTCGCCTTCATAAAGGACCACCTGCAGGTGATGGCCACGCGGGGCTGGGCGGACGCTGTGCTCGAGTACCCGCAAGAAGTCATTGAAGTCAGCAGTATGGTCGGAGGGCCACCAGCAGAAGACAGGTAAGCACGATTCCCATTTTGGCAGTGCTAGTGTGAATTTGAcgtcgtccctgctttgttcgtccctgctttgttcgtccctgctttgttcgtccctgctttgttcgtccctgctttgttcgtccctgctttgttcgtccctgctttgttcgtccctgctttgttcgtccctgctttgttcgtccctgctttgttcgtccctgctttgttcgtccctgctttgttcgtccctgctttgttcgtccctgctttgttcgtccctgctttgttcgtccctgctttgttcgtccctgctttgttcgtccctgctttgttcgtccctgctttgttcgtccctgctttgttcgtccctgctttgttcgtccctgctttgttcgtccctgctttgttcgtccctgctttgttcgtccctgctttgttcgtccctgctttgttcgtccctgctttgttcgtccctgctttgttcgtccctgctttgttcgtccctgctttgttcgtccctgctttgttcgtccctgctttgttcgtccctgctttgttcgtccctgctttgttcgtccctgctttgttcgtccctgctttgttcgtccctgctttgttcgtccctgctttgttcgtccctgctttgttcgtccctgctttgttcgtccctgctttgttcgtccctgctttgttcgtccctgctttgttcgtccctgctttgttcgtccctgctttgttcgtccctgctttgttcgtccctgctttgttcgtccctgctttgttcgtccctgctttgttcgtccctgctttgttcgtccctgctttgttcgtccctgctttgttcgtccctgctttgttcgtccctgctttgttcgtccctgctttgttcgtccctgctttgttcgtccctgctttgttcgtccctgctttgttcgtccctgctttgttcgtccctgctttgttcgtccctgctttgttcgtccctgctttgttcgtccctgctttgttcgtccctgctttgttcgtccctgctttgttcgtccctgctttgttcgtccctgctttgttcgtccctgctttgttcgtccctgctttgttcgtccctgctttgttcgtccctgctttctTTGCTGCCTACATAGCATAAGACCTTAATGTCATCTACTTACTGATCGTCGGTCACGAtgctaagtctctcgctgttctcttttcttctgcttcttttcaatttcgcctttctttgatttactctgattccatattctgtactcattagactgttcattccattcagcaaaccctgtaattcttcttcactgtcactgagagaatcggtcatcagcaaatcttatatcatttcaccctgaattttatgaattccactcttcaatctttccattatttccgtcatcgcttcttcgatgtatagactgaacagtaggggcgaaggattACATCCCTGTcagacaccctttttaatccgagtacttcattcttggtctttcactcttattttaccttcttgcctcttgtacatattgcaaattACTTGACTTCTCCTATAGCGTACATGTATTTTTGtctgaatttctaacatcttgaacCACttgatattgccgaacgctttctccaggaccacaaatcctatgaacgtcacgGAACTTCAATTTCCTTTTCATTCTCCTGTGTATTATCCTTGTCAGAAACGTGGATgcttcagctgttaagctgattgtgcgataattctcacgctTCTCTGCTCTTGCAGTCTCCCAAATCGTGATGATTATATTTCAGattgtatgttgccagactcatacattctacacactagtGAGAATAGACCTTTTGCCacctctcccaatgattttagaacttctgattgaatgttgtctataccttatgccttctttga
This genomic window contains:
- the LOC124741139 gene encoding uncharacterized PPE family protein PPE62-like, translated to MPGKLIITIESAKFTLEQKSSINTGGMGKRQKEGKGQGGCGTNKAGTNKAGTNKAGTNKAGTNKAGTNKAGTNKAGTNKAGTNKAGTNKAGTNKAGTNKAGTNKAGTNKAGTNKAGTNKAGTNKAGTNKAGTNKAGTNKAGTNKAGTNKAGTNKAGTNKAGTNKAGTNKAGTNKAGTNKAGTNKAGTNKAGTNKAGTNKAGTNKAGTNKAGTNKAGTNKAGTNKAGTNKAGTNKAGTNKAGTNKAGTNKAGTNKAGTNKAGTNKAGTNKAGTNKAGTNKAGTNKAGTNKAGTNKAGTNKAGTNKAGTNKAGTNKAGTNKAGTNKAGTNKAGTNKAGTNKAGTNKAGTNKAGTNKAGTNKAGTNKAGTNKAGTNKAGTNKAGTNKAGTTSNSH